AAGAAGATTCAGCCATGATCTAAATCTCGGTCATGTCTGAGTTAAAGCGATATTCCTTTTCCGCAACATGAACATAGAAGTCAGGATCATCATGGCCTTGTTGGTAGTCGCCGAAGCTGTTGATCCGTTGAAATCCAACCTCGCGCATCAGGCGTCTTACATAGCCGTGGCGCAACGGAAACATATTTAGGTGATAGGTGCTTCCGTCACTGAAGGCGTAGCGGAAGCGAGCCAGTCCGTCGTCGACGTGTTCTGGTCCAACCTCAACATCCTTCCCGCAGTAAACGTTGCTTTTACCGCTTGAGGAGTTGCCCTCCAGCAAGCGGTCGTAATTTCTATGGTCGAGGATCAACACGCCGTTGTGCTTCAGCACGGCGTAGTACTCCGCCAATGCTTTGCGTCGATCCTGTTCACGGAATAGGTGCGTGAAGGAATTGCCTAAGCAGATCACTGCATCAAATTCGCCATGAACATCACGATTGAGGAAGCGCCAATCGGCATGAACGGTACGCATTAGTAGGTCGCGTTCGCGTGCATTTTTAAAAGCACGCGCCAACATATTCGGGCTTCCATCCACGCTTACAACATCAAAACCTTCTCGCAATAAGCGAATGGAGTGGAAACCTGTGCCAGTGGCAACATCCAGAACAGATTTGGCTCCATGCTGATGCAATAATTTGACGAAAAAATCTCCTTCTGCTTTTTCTCTTGCTTCCCAATCAATTAATCGATCCCAGCGATCAACAAATTGTTCAATGTATTCCTGTTCGTAATGATCGGTTTCGCGAACCCGTTCAGGTGTGTCTCCGAACTTTTGATCATCGCTCTGTTCGATGGCGGAGGGATTCGTGAACGATGGCATAGATGGCTTCTTATTTGGGAACTAGGGTTGTGAAGACCTTGTGTCGGAGCATTGAGTAATGCATGCCAACGAAGAAAGCTTCAAAGCTTTGGATGCTGTTGTGGAAATTCATTCTAACAAGTTAATGCTCGTTTTGGAAGAAGTCGACAATTCTGTTCGGCTTTGATTGCCAGCTTGGCGCAATTGAGTCGACTTCCTGCTCTTTTCGTAAAGGAAAGCTATGTGATGAACTTGCGTTGTCTATAGTGAAATTTATTAATGCAAGGGCGAATCCGAGATGAGTTCGGACATCTGCCTCGATTCTCTCTGGAAGATATATGGAGGGTCGGCAGATTCGGCGATTAAGCAACTTCAGTCTGGCCTAGATCCCCTTGGTTTATATCAGCGAACTGGCCTTCGTGCTGCTGTTCGCGATGTCTCGCTTGAGATCCACGCGGGTGAAATTTTTGTTGTGATGGGCCTCTCAGGGTCTGGAAAATCCACCCTGCTGCGTCTTCTGAATGGGTTAGTGAGGCCTTGCTCGGGTGAGGTGAGTATTCAGGGGCGAAGGCTGTCTTTGTTGGACCCTATGGAGCTCAACAAGCTTCGTCGTAAGCAGATGGGCATGGTGTTTCAGTCCTTTGCTCTCTTCCCGCATCGAACTGTGATCGATAACGCGGCTTTTGGTCTTGAGGTTGCCGGGTTGTCCAGGCCACGGCGCCGAGACTTGGCTTTAAAGGCTCTTGAGCGCGTAGGCCTCGGTGATGAATGTCAAAAGTATCCTCATCAGCTTTCTGGGGGGATGCAGCAGAGGGTTGGTCTTGCGCGAGCGCTGGCTCTTGATCCACCGATCTTGCTGATGGATGAGGCCTTTTCAGCGCTTGATCCGTTGATTCGCAGCGACATGCAGGAGTTGCTGCTGGAATTGCAAGCTGAGCGGCAACGCACCATCGTTTTTATCTCCCACGACCTTGATGAAGCGATTCGGCTTGGCGATCGGATTGCCCTGATGCAGGACGGCCAAGTGCTGCAATGCGGAACGCCTCAGTCCCTCCTCTGCAACCCGGCAGGTCGAGCCGTGCGTCACTTCTTCCGCGATATCGATTCCGCGGCGGTTTTAGATGTTGCTGCGATTGCTGCAATGCCTCGCTGTTTGTTGGTGAATGCTGCTGCTCCGTCAGCCGCATTGGATGCCGTCGTTGATGACCCTATTTATGTGCTCGATGAGAACAAGCGGTTGCGTGGAGTGTGCACTGGCTCTGACGGCTGGATTGAGGCTGATCAGTTGGCAACGCTGAGCGCTGGAACCCGGCTGCGTGATGCGATGCCGCTAGTTGCCTCACTTGTTTATCCACCGCCTGTTGTCGACAGCGAAGGCTGCTTCCTGGGTGTGGTTACCCCCCGTCTGCTGTTGCGTTCTCTTGAGGTCAACGTCTAATGGTTCAATCCCTGCCTTTCGGCTCCGCCTACTTATTTGCCGCAGTGCATCAAGCCGGAGCCTTAGGCCTCGCTGTTGATGCAGCAGTGGTGTGGTTGCTCACTTACGCACAGAGCGTATTTGATGTCGTAAATGCAGGAGTCATGGCTCTTGTTGCCTTCACAGAGCACTCGCTCAGAGCACCCTCTCCTTGGATTTTTGCTCTGATCGTGGCTGGTCTTGGCCTCTGGAGAGTGAGCGGAGGATTCGCCTTATTTGCGCTGCTTGGATTGAATTTGGTGCTGGCGATGGGGCTTTGGGATCCGATGATTTCGACCCTCGCACTGGTATTGACGGCATCGTTTCTGGCATTGCTGATTG
The window above is part of the Synechococcus sp. WH 8020 genome. Proteins encoded here:
- the bsmA gene encoding glycine/sarcosine N-methyltransferase, producing the protein MPSFTNPSAIEQSDDQKFGDTPERVRETDHYEQEYIEQFVDRWDRLIDWEAREKAEGDFFVKLLHQHGAKSVLDVATGTGFHSIRLLREGFDVVSVDGSPNMLARAFKNARERDLLMRTVHADWRFLNRDVHGEFDAVICLGNSFTHLFREQDRRKALAEYYAVLKHNGVLILDHRNYDRLLEGNSSSGKSNVYCGKDVEVGPEHVDDGLARFRYAFSDGSTYHLNMFPLRHGYVRRLMREVGFQRINSFGDYQQGHDDPDFYVHVAEKEYRFNSDMTEI
- a CDS encoding quaternary amine ABC transporter ATP-binding protein; this translates as MSSDICLDSLWKIYGGSADSAIKQLQSGLDPLGLYQRTGLRAAVRDVSLEIHAGEIFVVMGLSGSGKSTLLRLLNGLVRPCSGEVSIQGRRLSLLDPMELNKLRRKQMGMVFQSFALFPHRTVIDNAAFGLEVAGLSRPRRRDLALKALERVGLGDECQKYPHQLSGGMQQRVGLARALALDPPILLMDEAFSALDPLIRSDMQELLLELQAERQRTIVFISHDLDEAIRLGDRIALMQDGQVLQCGTPQSLLCNPAGRAVRHFFRDIDSAAVLDVAAIAAMPRCLLVNAAAPSAALDAVVDDPIYVLDENKRLRGVCTGSDGWIEADQLATLSAGTRLRDAMPLVASLVYPPPVVDSEGCFLGVVTPRLLLRSLEVNV